The proteins below come from a single Acidimicrobiia bacterium genomic window:
- a CDS encoding cystathionine beta-synthase — protein MQYANTVVDLIGNTPLVRLHQVVGDVVPTVLAKVEYLNPGGSVKDRIAVRMIDAAERDGLLKPGGTIVEPTSGNTGIGLAIVAQQRGYHCIFVCPDKVSLDKIEVLRAYGAEVIVCPTAVEPEHPNSYYSVSDRLVREVPGAWKPNQYSNQNNPASHYETTGPEIWEQTEGRITHFVAGMGTGGTISGTGKYLKEVSKGRVQIIGADPVGSVYSGGTGRPYLVEGVGEDFWPETYDAQIPDQIIAVSDKDSFNTTRRLAQEEGLLVGGSCGMAVFAAAQVAATAPPDAVIVVLLPDGGRGYISKIFNDAWMADYGFLDVSAGQPKVGEVFRAKTGERPQLVHVHPDETVESAIAILREYGVSQLPVVRAEPPVMAAEIAGTIEERDLLDRLVSGEASLSDEIEEHMTPPLPLVGAGAPITDLLAELKVADAALILVDGMPQGVLSRQDVLGYLATARNFDSRNL, from the coding sequence ATGCAATACGCCAATACTGTCGTCGACTTGATTGGGAATACGCCGCTTGTGCGTTTACATCAGGTCGTAGGTGATGTGGTGCCCACCGTATTAGCCAAAGTTGAGTACCTGAACCCTGGTGGTTCCGTGAAAGACCGCATTGCGGTGCGAATGATAGACGCCGCCGAACGTGATGGCTTGTTGAAACCAGGCGGAACGATTGTTGAACCCACCAGCGGCAACACTGGAATTGGTTTGGCGATCGTGGCTCAACAACGTGGCTATCACTGTATTTTTGTGTGTCCTGACAAAGTTTCCCTCGACAAAATAGAGGTGCTGCGTGCCTACGGCGCTGAGGTGATTGTGTGCCCGACGGCTGTCGAGCCAGAGCACCCTAATTCCTATTATTCAGTCTCTGACCGTTTGGTTCGTGAGGTGCCAGGTGCTTGGAAACCGAACCAATATTCGAACCAGAACAATCCGGCTTCTCACTATGAAACCACTGGTCCCGAAATTTGGGAACAAACCGAAGGTCGGATCACTCATTTCGTGGCTGGCATGGGTACCGGTGGAACGATCAGCGGTACCGGTAAGTACTTGAAAGAAGTCAGCAAAGGCCGGGTGCAGATTATCGGAGCCGATCCGGTCGGCTCTGTTTATTCCGGCGGCACTGGCCGTCCGTATCTGGTGGAAGGTGTTGGCGAAGATTTCTGGCCAGAAACCTATGATGCCCAAATTCCCGATCAGATTATTGCGGTCAGCGACAAGGATTCGTTCAACACCACTCGCCGCTTAGCTCAAGAAGAAGGCCTCTTGGTGGGTGGTTCTTGTGGCATGGCGGTGTTCGCCGCGGCGCAAGTTGCCGCTACGGCACCGCCCGATGCGGTCATCGTGGTGCTACTCCCCGATGGTGGCCGTGGCTACATTTCAAAGATTTTCAACGACGCTTGGATGGCCGACTATGGCTTCTTAGATGTGAGCGCTGGTCAACCCAAAGTAGGTGAGGTTTTTAGAGCCAAGACCGGTGAGCGGCCACAATTAGTGCATGTTCATCCTGATGAAACGGTGGAATCGGCGATTGCAATTCTTCGTGAATATGGAGTGTCGCAGCTGCCGGTAGTGCGGGCCGAACCACCGGTGATGGCAGCTGAGATAGCTGGCACCATTGAGGAACGTGACTTGCTTGATCGGTTGGTTTCGGGTGAAGCATCGCTTAGCGATGAAATCGAAGAACACATGACCCCACCGTTGCCATTGGTCGGTGCTGGTGCGCCAATTACCGACTTGCTAGCCGAGCTTAAGGTGGCTGATGCCGCCCTAATCCTGGTAGATGGTATGCCCCAAGGGGTCCTTTCTCGCCAAGACGTGCTGGGTTATTTAGCCACTGCCCGCAATTTCGACTCGCGTAATTTATAG
- a CDS encoding response regulator transcription factor, with translation MTAGSRYEVLIVEDDQFAADLAARWLAPAGFAITIENSGRSAESRLSGDHHFDLVILDLGLPDLDGSELLRRVRATGSSMGIIVVTGRGDEPDRIRGLREGADDYIVKPFSPGELLARAEAVLRRTSAERRGMLVLGDLVVDLDARAVRVQDKTVELTRTEFDLLAELAQNVGKVCTRAALLSAVWRVTPSPTAYALLNEYVSRLRKLCGRERISTVRGVGYRLDA, from the coding sequence GTGACGGCGGGGTCGCGGTATGAAGTGTTAATCGTTGAAGATGACCAGTTCGCAGCGGATCTTGCGGCCCGATGGTTGGCACCAGCTGGTTTTGCTATCACCATTGAAAACTCGGGTCGCTCGGCCGAGTCGCGCCTTAGCGGAGATCACCATTTTGACCTGGTAATTCTCGATCTTGGGCTGCCCGATTTAGATGGTTCAGAGCTTCTTAGGCGGGTACGTGCCACTGGCTCAAGCATGGGGATCATTGTTGTAACTGGTCGTGGTGACGAACCAGATCGGATTCGGGGTTTGAGAGAAGGGGCAGATGACTACATTGTGAAACCTTTCTCGCCAGGCGAGCTGCTGGCACGGGCTGAAGCGGTTTTACGTCGTACCTCAGCCGAACGCCGCGGCATGTTGGTTCTTGGTGATTTGGTGGTTGATCTTGATGCCCGAGCTGTACGTGTGCAGGACAAGACCGTTGAGCTCACTCGAACCGAATTTGATCTCTTGGCCGAGTTGGCCCAAAACGTGGGCAAGGTCTGCACCAGGGCGGCCTTATTATCAGCGGTGTGGCGAGTAACCCCTTCCCCCACGGCTTACGCGTTGCTTAACGAGTATGTGAGCCGGCTTAGAAAGCTGTGCGGGCGTGAAAGAATTTCTACGGTGCGAGGCGTTGGTTATCGCCTTGATGCTTAA
- a CDS encoding type II secretion system F family protein, with product MTLHAVVAVLVIFAGVFLVATAKHGPGPSVATRLQLNDEVVDTQANWFGKQIRRRFRTVTLLLRPWLARLAWHGYSEKTSRLISQAGLSRFLLVEDILLAQLVGAAIMTSFGLLVILVALPSKLGLAALVVCGVFGFLAPRVLLERVATRRVEKIRDHFPDFLDLVTLSVSAGLGFDTALLEVSAQMSGPLAEEGNHLLTAISLGQPREEALAEFAERLLVPEISDFVLAVNHASQMGAVMAPVLSQQTKSARLKHRQMARERINRLPVKILLPTVLFILPATLAIVLGPAVSDIMGMFS from the coding sequence ATGACACTACATGCCGTAGTTGCGGTGCTTGTGATCTTCGCTGGTGTGTTCCTTGTTGCTACCGCAAAACACGGGCCTGGTCCCAGTGTGGCAACCCGGTTACAACTAAACGACGAGGTTGTGGATACTCAGGCCAATTGGTTCGGCAAACAAATTCGTCGCAGGTTCCGCACGGTCACTCTCCTGCTGCGACCGTGGCTGGCTCGACTGGCGTGGCATGGCTACAGCGAGAAAACATCGCGTCTGATTTCACAGGCGGGCTTGTCGAGGTTCTTGCTGGTGGAAGATATTTTGCTGGCTCAGCTTGTGGGTGCCGCAATCATGACCAGTTTTGGGTTATTGGTGATTTTGGTCGCACTCCCATCGAAGTTAGGCCTGGCGGCGCTGGTGGTTTGTGGTGTTTTTGGTTTTCTGGCACCCCGAGTTCTGCTTGAACGAGTCGCTACGCGTCGCGTTGAAAAAATTCGGGATCACTTTCCCGATTTCTTAGATTTGGTAACGCTCTCGGTTTCGGCCGGGTTGGGTTTTGACACCGCATTACTAGAAGTTTCGGCACAGATGTCTGGTCCTTTGGCTGAAGAAGGAAACCATTTACTGACCGCCATTTCGTTGGGTCAGCCTCGCGAAGAGGCCCTCGCTGAATTCGCAGAGCGATTGTTGGTGCCCGAAATTTCCGACTTTGTTTTGGCGGTCAACCACGCTTCGCAAATGGGAGCGGTCATGGCTCCGGTACTGTCGCAACAAACCAAGAGTGCCCGGTTAAAACATCGACAAATGGCAAGGGAAAGAATCAATCGTCTGCCAGTGAAAATCTTGTTACCAACAGTTCTCTTCATCCTTCCCGCTACTTTGGCCATAGTCTTAGGACCCGCGGTAAGCGACATTATGGGGATGTTTTCGTGA